A region of the Prochlorothrix hollandica PCC 9006 = CALU 1027 genome:
TTCAGAGAAGCCCCCAGCCCGTACAATGGGAAAATGTCAAAAATTCTTGACCCCGCCATGACCCGCGATCGCGAACCCTGGGCCTCTTTACTGCTCTACCATCTCTTCAAATGGAGCGTTGTTGCTCCCATGCTCCACCTCTACTTTCGGGGACGAGTCCATGGGTTACAGAACGTGCCCCGCCGGGGACCGGTGGTCATTGTCAGCAACCATGCCAGTGACTTCGATCCGCCCCTGTTGTCCTGTGCCATGGGTCGCCCCGTCTCGTTTATGGCCAAGGAAGAACTATTTCGGGTACCGGTGCTGAAGCAGGCGATTTTGCTCTATGGGGCGTATCCGGTCAAGCGGGGCACTTCCGATCGCCAAGCCATCCGATCGGCCCTCAACTCCCTGGATCAAGGCTGGGCCACGGGGGTTTTTCTCCAGGGTACCCGGACGATCGATGGCCGCATTACTAACCCAAAACTGGGGGCGGCGTTGATTGCTGCCAAGGCCCAGGTTCCCCTGTTGCCCGTGTCCCTGTGGGGAACCCAGGCCATTGTCAAAAAGGGTCATTACCTGCCCCGCCCAGTGCCCCTCACCATTCGCATTGCTCCCCCCATTTCGCCCCCGCCCCTGGGCGATCGCCAAGCCCTGGAAGCCGTCACCCAGGAGTGTGCCACCGTTATTAATGCCCTGCAAGCCAAGGGCCGCTAGGGGAGGGCTGAGGGGCTGGGAGCCGGTTCCGGGACGGGGATGCAGGTGGCGGGATCGGGGTCCTGGGTGGTCACCACCACCGGCTGGGAGGTGGCACTGCCCAAAAGTTGGGCGACCACTAATTTGGCCCGATCGTTGGCCTCCGTCAGAATATTTTCCTGGCAAGCAGCGGCCACAATTTTTTGGAGGGCGGTTTGGCTGGCCAAGGTTTGCAACTCTGGGGCTGAGTCCGGGCCAAAGCCCAAGAAGCCGCGATCGTAGTCATAGACCGTCGATCGCTCCACATCAATTTTGCTATCCAGAATCTTGGGGGGTGGCAGGGTGATTTGTAAGGTTTCCCCCTGCACCTGCACATCCTTGGCTTGCAACTGGCTGAGATCGACCCCCGCCCGCACTTCCCCATAGGCAATAAACAGCAGGGTGGTGGAGCCGACGGTGAACTGTCCCACCACGCGATCGCGCTTACTGGGCACCACCGCTTCCATCACAAAAATGGCAGTGGTCAGGTCGCTGGCGGCTTGGATTTGGGTAATGGCCACCGATCGCACATCGGCTTTCGCTGCCGGTTGGGGCGTGGTGAATAACTGGCCCAGGTTATGCCAAAACTGCTCCCCCGTGCGCCAGAACCCTACCAGGGCCACCAGCCCCGCCACCGCCAAACCGCCCGCCGCCACATTGCCTGCTCGTTTCAGTAGATAAATCATTAGGCGCTGCCCCTAGAGATCATAGCCAAAAAGATTGGGATCCACGGCGGACAAATCTAAATCTGCCAAACCATACTCAGCCCACCGCGCCTCCACCTGAGCCGCCATGGCGGGATCCGATCGCAGCGGCTCTCCCCACTCATGGTTGGTTTCCGGGGGGATTTTGGTGGTGGCATCAATGGCCATGCGGCCCCCCAGCCCCAGCTTCTCACTGGCAAAGTCTAGGGTATCAAAGGGGGTATCGGGCAGGATAAACACATCCCGACAGGGATCCACCTTAGAGGATAAAGCCCAGACCACCTGGCGCGGATCCCGAATGTTAATCTCCTTGTCCACCACGATCACAAACTTGGTGTAGGTGAACTGGGGCAACACGGTCCAAAAAGCCATGGCCGCCCGTCGCGCTTGCCCCGGATAGGCTTTGTCGATGGAGAGAATCGCTGCTTTATAGCTGAGGGCTTCCATGGGCAGAAAGAAATCCACGATTTCCGACACCTGTTGCCGCAGGATGGGGGTGTAGATGCGGTTGAGGGCGATCGCCATCATCGCTTCTTCCTTGGGGGGGCGACCGCTGAAGGTGGTGTGGTAAATGGGATTTTTGCGATGGGTCAGGCAGTGGAACCGCACCAGGGGAGAGTCCTCCACGCCCCCGTAATAGCCCATGTGATCCCCAAAGGGACCATCGGGTAACACTTCCCCCGGTGTAATGGTGCCCTCCAGCACAAACTCACACTGGGCCGGCACCTCCAGATCCAGGGTTTTGCATTTGGCCAGGTGGATGCCGCTGCCCCCATACAGTCCCGCAAACAGCCATTCCGACAGATCCACGGGAATGGGGGTCGCCGCCGCCATAATCACCAGGGGATCGACCCCCACGGCAATGGCAATCTCCAGCTTTTTGCCCTGCTCTGCGGCTTTGCGCAGGTGCCGCGCCCCCCCCCGCACCGAGAGCCAATGCACTGTCATGGTGGTTTTGGATTGCAGTTGTAGCCGATAAACCCCCACGTTGGGAATACCCGTTTCGCAATCCTTGGTAATGACTAAGCCCAGGGTAATAATTTTGCCCGCATCCCCTGCATAGGGGCGAATCATGGGGATTTGGTTTAAATCCAGATCGTCCCCCTGAATCACCACCTGCTGGCAGGGGGGAAACAGATCCCGCAGGGGCTTCGCTTTGATCACATCAAAGAGAACTTTGCCAAATTCCACGGCTTGGGCAATGGTTTTGGGGGGTTTGGGCTGTTGCAACATCCCCAGTTTTCGGCCCAGGGCTTCCAGTTCCTCCGGCTGTTCCATGCCCATGGCCCAGCAAATGCGCTCCACGGTTCCCATCAGGTTAATGGCCACGGGGTAGGGGGAGCCTTTGACGTTTTCAAACAAGAGGGCCGGTCCCCCCGTTTGCAGGAGGCGGTTGGAAATTTCGGCAATTTCTAAGTCGGGATCGACGGGGGCTGTGATGCGTCGCAATTGTCCCCGGTCTGCCAATATCTGAATAAAGCCCTGAAGATCTCGTGCCATAGTCTGCCGCTGGAATAGTCCCGTGAACTGGTGGTCGGTGGTGGTCGGTGCTGCTAGAACGATGTTGCTAGAACGGCGCTGCTAGAACGGTGTTGCTAGAACGGCGCTGCTAGAACGATGTTGCCAGAACGGTGTTGCTAGAACGGCGCTGCCAGAACAGTGTTGCTAGAACGGTGCTGCTAGAACGGTGTTGCTAGAACGGTGCTGCTAGAACGGTGCTGCTAGAACGGTGCTGCCAGAACGATGTTGAAAAACTGGGGTAGTCAGAACCTGGGGATCCTGGCCGGGGCGATCGCCCTGGGTTCAAGCAACGATTCTGGAGATGGCAGACAAGTCCCCCACCCCTTAACCAGTATGGCAAGAAATCGGAGCATCCCACCGGAATCCATGAACCAGGGCTAAGGTGGTATCTTGTGGAGTTCTGAACTCCGGCGCTCACTGGATGCCAGACCTGTCTTGGTTTATCTCTGCAACCCATTTGACCCCGGCCTGATTCTGTTAAGCTGGGAATCCCCTATCCCCTAGAGGTCCCCGATCGTGCCAGCACCGATCGCCCTCCGCACCATCAGCCCAAGACCCAACCCATTCTTATTCCCCTCCTGGGAGGGGCTAGGGGTGGTGTCTTATTCCCCTCCTGGGAGGGGCTAGGGGTGGTTTCTGGTTCCCCTCCTGGGAGGGGCTAGGGGTGGTTTCTTGTTCCCCTCCTGGGAGGGGCTAGGGGTGGTTTCTTGTTCCCCTCCTGGGAGGGGCTAGGGGTGGTTTCTTGTTCCCCTCCTGGGAGGGGCTAGGGGTGGTTTCTTGTTCCCCTCCTGGGAGGGGCTAGGGGTGGGTTAGATCTGGCGATCGCAGCCCCTGGGTTTGGCATCAAGATGGGTGTACACCGTAGCCCTGAGCCGGGGATCCTATGGTGCCACTTAAGGGAATGTTGATCGACATCTAAGACCGTCCTCAGACTATGCTGAGTATGGTGCGATGTGGTGTGGTTTGATGGTCGCTGTGCTATGACAGAGAAAACAGCCTTGACTGTGCCCCAGGCTGGACGCGATCGATCCTCCCCACCCTGGCTTCTGATCCGTTCCCTCGATCCTGCCTGTTCTGACCTTGCTGTTCCCGTTTCTTGTTAACCTGGTTCGTTAACCCTGGTTCGTTAACCCTGGTTCGTTAACCCTGGTTCGTTAACCCTGGTCCGTCACAGCGTGGGGAATTGCCCTGCCCCTGCAGTTATCTATCCCAGAGACCGGGCCAATCCGCCCATCGTTTACTTGTCTGACCATGGCTACTTCGGATAGACATCTGCATCTTTCTCCCACCACCAGCTACTACCTACGGAAGCTGGTGCATCAGAACTTGGATCGGCTGCAGTCCATTTTGGTGCAGGAAACCAAGCGAGGCTTTGATCCCCTCAGTGATCTCAATGCCACGCTGGCATTGCTCTATGGGGAAAACGCTAAAATTAACGGCGCTGTTCAGGAACTGGAACGGTTGACGAAATATCACCAAATGCTGTCTAGTCAAGGGTCTCTCCACCGCCAAGAACTGGAAAAAACCCAGCAGGATTTGTTTTCAACCCTAGGGTTCAATCAGCGGCAAACGGGCAATCAGGAATCTAAAGCGACGATTCTGATCGTGGACGATCGCCCGGAAAATATTCGCTTACTGTCGGTGGCCCTCAACCGCCAAGGCTACCGGGTCGAAGGCTTGGACAATAGCGCCATGGCTGTGGGTACTGCGCGATCCCTGAAGCCCGACTTAATCCTGCTGGACATTATGATGCCGGTGATGGATGGCTATGAGGTGTGCAAAAGCCTCAAGGCGGATACGGCCACTGCTGGGGTGCCGGTGATTTTTGTCAGTGCGGTCACCAATGTCATGGATAAGGTCAAAGGGTTCCGGGCCGGGGCCGTGGACTATATCACCAAGCCGTTCCAGTTTGATGAAGTGCTGGCGCGGGTGGAACATCAGCTTAAAATTCAAAGCCTGCGCCGCCGCCTGGAGGATCAAAATATTCGGCTGCAACAGGAGATTGTCGATCGCCAAAAAGCCAGTCACCAGTTGGCCATGTTGCAAACTGCCCTGGAGTGCCTCAGCCAATACTATTTCTTCTGTGATCCCCAGGGGCGCATTTTCCACGCCAGCCAGTCTGCGACGACGGTGTTGGGCTATGGCCCTGGGGAACTGCTGACGTTGCGGATTCAGGATCTGGAACCCAGTTTGCAGGAGTCCCAGTGGCAGAGGCATTGGCTCCGGCTGCAACAGGAGGGCTATGTGACCCTGGCGGCTAATCCCTTAACTAAGGATCAACAACATTTGGCGGTGCATTTTTATTTCACCTATTTAATGCAAGACGGCCAAGACTATGCCTATGTGGCGGCCTATGAACCGGCTACACCCACGGATCCCCAAGGGGAGGCGGGGGCGGGGTCTGATGGGGGGGTGGAAGCCAATGCCCCCTCTCCTTCGTTGTCCAATAATCCATCGGATTGGAAGCAGTGGCGAGTTTAGGGCAGTTTAGGGGCTAGGGGAGGCAACCATGGCTAAAAAACAGCGGTTTCCCCATTTGTTGCAGTCTAAGTGGACTTCTCGGCAAACGGTGTTTGGCTGGCGACATTTCCAGGTGGTGGGTCGCCGCAATGAGGGAGCTTGGGTGTTTGCGGAACTGGTGGCGGCTTGTGATGGGTCGGTGCGGCTGTGGGTCAATGCTAAGGCGCTCCACGATCGCAGTCTCTGGCACGCGGGCTGGCAGTCGCTCCAGGAACAGGCCGCCACTCCCCCACCCCCTGGTGCCTAAGGCTTACATCCCTGGCGATATCAAGGGTCTTTCCGTTGCCCTGGCTCGGATTTTTGGTTATCGTAGGGGAAATTATGGGTAGTGATTCTAAGGTAGTGAAGGTCTAAGAAAGTGCTAGGTTAGCATTATCATAGGGAATGAAGTGCCAAATAGCCCCAATGTGATTGAAAAGACTCTTAGAAAAAGATAGAGTTTTGCAAACTAGAGAGATAATCGCTTATTTTTTGACGGTGACAGCAAGGTTTCTGACACCGAGACGGCTGAAATCTGATGTGTTATTGGTAACCACAGTTAAGCCTTGGCCAAGAAGTCATCAATAACTTGTTTGGGCTGATGGGTGACACCGAAGAAATCGCGTGGGTTGAATGGTGGGGTGCACTGTTGGGCTTCTGTTTCTTCAATTTTATCTTCTTGTAGTAGTTGTGCTAATACTAACTGCACTAGCTTGAGTTTATCGGTATCAGATAGGGCAGCAATGGAGGGTAGTAATTGGCTGATTAATGGGGACATTGTAGGAATACCTCTCTATTAAGTTAATGGGATGGGAATAGCTGTTGCATGAGTCTTTTCTTGTGTTGTTTCAGTACCTCAATTTTTTGGGCTTTGAGAATTAGGCTACGGAGGGTTTCTAGTAAGGGGGGGGTCAAGGTTGGGGACGGTGCAGGGCGATCGGTGGTTG
Encoded here:
- a CDS encoding response regulator — protein: MATSDRHLHLSPTTSYYLRKLVHQNLDRLQSILVQETKRGFDPLSDLNATLALLYGENAKINGAVQELERLTKYHQMLSSQGSLHRQELEKTQQDLFSTLGFNQRQTGNQESKATILIVDDRPENIRLLSVALNRQGYRVEGLDNSAMAVGTARSLKPDLILLDIMMPVMDGYEVCKSLKADTATAGVPVIFVSAVTNVMDKVKGFRAGAVDYITKPFQFDEVLARVEHQLKIQSLRRRLEDQNIRLQQEIVDRQKASHQLAMLQTALECLSQYYFFCDPQGRIFHASQSATTVLGYGPGELLTLRIQDLEPSLQESQWQRHWLRLQQEGYVTLAANPLTKDQQHLAVHFYFTYLMQDGQDYAYVAAYEPATPTDPQGEAGAGSDGGVEANAPSPSLSNNPSDWKQWRV
- a CDS encoding DUF4230 domain-containing protein gives rise to the protein MIYLLKRAGNVAAGGLAVAGLVALVGFWRTGEQFWHNLGQLFTTPQPAAKADVRSVAITQIQAASDLTTAIFVMEAVVPSKRDRVVGQFTVGSTTLLFIAYGEVRAGVDLSQLQAKDVQVQGETLQITLPPPKILDSKIDVERSTVYDYDRGFLGFGPDSAPELQTLASQTALQKIVAAACQENILTEANDRAKLVVAQLLGSATSQPVVVTTQDPDPATCIPVPEPAPSPSALP
- a CDS encoding TIGR02450 family Trp-rich protein, which codes for MAKKQRFPHLLQSKWTSRQTVFGWRHFQVVGRRNEGAWVFAELVAACDGSVRLWVNAKALHDRSLWHAGWQSLQEQAATPPPPGA
- a CDS encoding UbiD family decarboxylase, which gives rise to MARDLQGFIQILADRGQLRRITAPVDPDLEIAEISNRLLQTGGPALLFENVKGSPYPVAINLMGTVERICWAMGMEQPEELEALGRKLGMLQQPKPPKTIAQAVEFGKVLFDVIKAKPLRDLFPPCQQVVIQGDDLDLNQIPMIRPYAGDAGKIITLGLVITKDCETGIPNVGVYRLQLQSKTTMTVHWLSVRGGARHLRKAAEQGKKLEIAIAVGVDPLVIMAAATPIPVDLSEWLFAGLYGGSGIHLAKCKTLDLEVPAQCEFVLEGTITPGEVLPDGPFGDHMGYYGGVEDSPLVRFHCLTHRKNPIYHTTFSGRPPKEEAMMAIALNRIYTPILRQQVSEIVDFFLPMEALSYKAAILSIDKAYPGQARRAAMAFWTVLPQFTYTKFVIVVDKEINIRDPRQVVWALSSKVDPCRDVFILPDTPFDTLDFASEKLGLGGRMAIDATTKIPPETNHEWGEPLRSDPAMAAQVEARWAEYGLADLDLSAVDPNLFGYDL
- a CDS encoding lysophospholipid acyltransferase family protein, giving the protein MTRDREPWASLLLYHLFKWSVVAPMLHLYFRGRVHGLQNVPRRGPVVIVSNHASDFDPPLLSCAMGRPVSFMAKEELFRVPVLKQAILLYGAYPVKRGTSDRQAIRSALNSLDQGWATGVFLQGTRTIDGRITNPKLGAALIAAKAQVPLLPVSLWGTQAIVKKGHYLPRPVPLTIRIAPPISPPPLGDRQALEAVTQECATVINALQAKGR